Below is a genomic region from uncultured Sunxiuqinia sp..
ATCGCGTAAGTTCCAGCTCGAATAATCGTATTTAAGTTCCGTGATCATTCGAACAATAGCATGGTCGGCACCAAAAATACGATGCAGGAAAAGTGTGGTTTGTTTTTTCCACGCTTCCAGATCAAAACTTTTATCGGCTAGTTTTTCCCGTTGTTTTTGAAGGAGGGCAATCTCTTTTTCAGCCATAGTTGCTTTTTTATGCAATTTAGTTCATTGCCCGACGATGTACAATATTAGCAGCGAAAAAAACTACCCTAAAAATTCGTTTACTTTCGAGAAGAACGCCGGGAAATAGTTCTCATTGGAAGCGACAATCTCTTTACCAAACAAATAATTGTCACCACCTTTAAAATCGCAAACTTTTCCACCTGCCTCTTGCAGGATAATGATTCCTGCGGCAATATCCCAGGCATGCAAGGCGTGCTCAAAAAAACCATCAAAACGTCCGCAAGCCACATAAGCCATATCAACAGCGGCAGAACCCATTCGCCGCATGCCACGTGTTTCCATCATAAAAAACTCAAGGAGTTTGAGGTATTCGTTCAGCATCTCGAAATTGTAATATGGAAATCCGGTGGCAAGCAGTACATCTTCGTGTGTCTTGTTTTTCGATACCGAAATTGGCTTGCCATTTAGCCAGGCACCACCATCCTGCCAAGCAGCAAAAAGTTCATCCTGTCCAACTTCGTATACCACTCCCACAATGGGTTGGTCATTTTTCATTAAAGCAATGGAAACCGAGTGTGGAAATATCCCATGAATAAAATTTGTGGTTCCATCCAGCGGGTCGATTACCCACCTCAGAGTTTCTCCATCCGAATCGGCCGTTCCTTCTTCAGTGATAAAACCCGCTTCAGGAAGTATCTGGGTAAGTTCGTCGACAATTAACTTTTCAGCATTTTTGTCGACATAGGTCACCAAGCTGGCTTTACCTTTCAATTCAATATCATCATCGGTAATTTTCAGTCGTTCTTCTCGAATAAACTGACCAGCCTTTTTGGCAACTGTTTCTATTTGTTTGCAAATATTTTCTAAATCCATGAGGTTTTATTTTTCTTCGAAATTGCATTAAAGCCCCATGGATTCAAAATTATGGATGTTATTTATTTCTGAAAAAGATAGATTATTCCTTTTTAGATTAAAGAAGATCACTCGCTAATTCGGCCAAATAACTACGCTCACCTTTCACCAGATTAACATGTGAAAAAAGCTCCTGGCTACGCATTTTATCAGTCATGTAGGCCAAACCATTTGATTTCATATCCAAATACGGTGAATCGATTTGTTGCATATCGCCGGTGAATACCATTTTGGTTCCCTCGCCGGCCCGGGTAATAATTGTTTTTATTTCGTGCGGAGTGAGATTTTGAGCCTCATCAACAATAAAGAAGGCATTTGACAAACTACGTCCGCGAATGTAGGCTAGCGGAGTTATAAGCAAGCGCTCCTCTTTGAGTAATTCTTCAATTTTTTGGTATTCCTGACTACGGGGATTAAAGGCATGCTTTATCACCGACAGGTTATCAAACAAAGGTTGCATGTACGGACTAATTTTTTCGGTGGCATCGCCCGGCAGGTAGCCCAAATCACGGTTGCTCAACGCAACGATTGGACGAGCCAACAGAATTTGTTCGTATTGCTTATTTTGCTCCAACGCGGCAGCCAAAGCCAATAAGGTTTTTCCGGTTCCCGCTTTACCTGTTAACGACACCAATTTAATATCGGAGTTCAGCAAGGAATTCAGGCTAAAGGTTTGCTCTGCATTTCGCGGCTTTATGCCGTAAGCAACTCGCTTCTCAACTCGAACAACTCGTTGTGAAGTTTTATCAAACCGACCTAAAACACTTGATTTGTTCCCTTTCAGAATAAAGTATTCGTTGGGCTTTGGTGCTTCCTTAATTTCCGACTCAGCAATAGCAAAAGAGCCTTCATCATACAAACGACTAATCAGTTCATCCTTGAAATTATCCACTTCCTTAATGCTCTTTTCAAAAACCTGTGGGTCCTTAATTTTGTCGTTTTGGTAGTCTTCTGAAAGAATTCCCAACGATTTCGCTTTCATCCGAAGATTGATATCTTTTGACACCAAAACGGTTTGGCGCTTAGGATTTTCATTCTTCACGTATTCAGCAACTGCTAAAATCCGATGATCCGGAATATCTTCCTTGAATGATTGAGTCATTGCATCGGTAAATGGCTTACCAGTCGCAATAATCAACTTCCCAAGAGAGTCACCCAGTTTAATGCCTCCGTTGAATAATTTCTCACCAACAATTCCATCCAGAATCCGAACAAATTCACGAGCCTGAAAGTTGATTGGATCATTACCTCGTTTAAACTTATCAAGTTCTTCCAACACCGTCAAAGGAATAATGATATCATTATCTTTGAACTGGTAAATACAGGTGTGATCGTGAAGAATTACATTTGTATCAAGTACAAATAATTTTGAGTCAGCCGGCTGTTTTGTTGCCATAGTATAGAATTTTGCTTTTGATAAATGTAGGAAAATTTAGGTCAATTGATTTTGAAATTATTTGAAAAAACAAAGGATGTTATTAACACTAATGCCTGATATTTTATTAAAACACTGATTAATAATGACAAGATATAAACACACGCTTGATTTTTTATATAACCGTCTCCCCATGTATCAGCGAACCGGACCGGCTGCTTATAAAAATACATTGGACAACACACTTAAACTTGATGAATTATTTGATTTTCCTCATCATCAATTCAAAAGCATTCATGTAGCCGGAACAAATGGCAAAGGCTCCTGCTCCCATATTTTAGCATCGGTGCTACAAGAGGCGGGTTATAAAGTTGGTTTGTATACATCGCCACACCTGGTTGATTTTAGAGAACGAATTCGGGTGAATGGGGAAATGATTTCGGAAAATGCAGTTGTGGAATTTGTTGACCAATTTCGTAAGACAAATAAGTCGGCAAATCTTGAGCCATCGTTCTTTGAAATTACTGTAGCCATGGCTTTTGATTACTTTAGAAAAAGCAAGATCGATATTGCCGTTATCGAAGTTGGGCTGGGTGGCAGACTCGACTCAACGAACATCATTCAGCCAGAAGTGTCACTAATTACCAACATCAGTTTAGATCACACCGCGCTGCTTGGTAATTCGATCGAACAAATTGCCAGAGAAAAAGCAGGAGTGATCAAATCAGGAACTCCAGTTGTTGTTTCCGAAAGCAGTAACTCTTACAACGAAACATTTAAGCAAACTGCAGCACAAAAAAAAGCGTCTATTTATTTTGCTGATCATGAATTCGATGCCAAGTACTCCATGTTTCTTGCCGAAGGGCTTCAACTCTTTAATTTCAAAAAAAATGACAAACTGATCTTTCCTGAATTAAAGACTGATTTACTCGGCCATTATCAGCGTAAAAATATTGGAGGAGTTTTAAAAACCATTGAACTGCTTAATGAGGCCGGATGGAAGATCAGTCGGGAATCAATATATGATGGCCTATTTAAGGTTTCAAAAAACACGGGACTGCGGGGTCGGTGGGAAGTTGTTGGCCATAACCCTCTGATGATTTGCGATACAGCACACAACGAGGCGGGGTTGACGAGTGTTGTTTCTCAACTAAAAAATACGCCATGGAAAAATTTATGGATCGTTTTAGGCCTTGTAAATGATAAGAATCTGGATCAGATTTTTGGAATTCTACCTCAAGAAGCAACTTATTTTTTCACCCAGGCAACTATTTCTCGTGCCCTACCTGCGGGCGAACTAGCCGCCCAAGCGAGAATGTATGGACTAAAAGGAGAGGTAATTTCATCTGTACATGAAGCAGTTGCAAAGGCTAAAAGCAAGGCACAGACAAACGACCTAATATTCATTGGCGGGAGCACCTTTGTTGTCGCCGATTATTTCTCTTGAAAATTTTGATTTTTTCTTTTGGTAGAGAGAAAAAAGAATTTATATTTGCAACGCCTTTCTGAAAAGGGGGTACGTTCAGAAAATATTTAGGGCGATTAGCTCAGTTGGTTCAGAGCACTTGGTTTACACCCAAGGGGTCGGGGGTTCGACTCCCTCATCGCCCACTCAAGAAAAAGGAAGTTTCTGTTGGAACTTCCTTTTTTAATGAAGCTTTTCTAAAAAGAAGGCACGTTCAAAAAATATTCAGGGCGATTAGCTCAGTTGGTTCAGAGCACTTGGTTTACACCCAAGGGGTCGGGGGTTCGACTCCCTCATCGCCCACTCAAGAAAAAGGAAGTTTCTGTTGGAACTTCCTTTTTTAATGAAGCTTTTCTAAAAAGAAGGCACGTTCAAAAAATATTCAGGGCGATTAGCTCAGTTGGTTCAGAGCACTTGGTTTACACCCAAGGGGTCGGGGGTTCGACTCCCTCATCGCCCACAAGAATGGATTTCAAATGAAATCAAAAAGCAGTAAATAGTTGACTTACTGCTTTTTACCCTTTTCCTAGATCATAACACGGATCACACGATTACTCAAATAATTCCAAAATGATGGCGTTATCAAAGCTGATAGAAACAGCATTTTAATTTTAAATGAGCCCAAGCTAGAGGAAATAAAGAATAAGCTAAAGAAGTGGAGCTTATTCCCAGATCCTCTAATATTGCTGTGCATCAAGCAAAAAGACATCAACAAACCATTCACCTCCGATTTCTCTTTTCCATACTATAGCAAGACATGTCATAAAATTTTAAATCAACTCCTGATTTGAAAGGAAAAACAATGGCTTATAAAAAATGCATGTTTTTATTTTTTAATGAACTTATGTTCCTTATATTTGTATTAAAATAAATATAACCCAGAGAGAGATGAAAATAGCAATAACAGCAACAGGAGATACATTGACATCGAAATTAGATAACCGCTTTGGACGGTGTTCCTATTTTGCCATTTATGATCCCGAAACAAACAATACAAAATTCATTCTGAACCCGAACAAAGAAGCAGCAGAAGGCGCGGGTCCAGCTGCGGTTCAAATGATAGCATCGCAAGGTGTCAAACAAATAATATCTGGAGAATTTGGAAGTAAAGTAAGATCCATTTTGGATGATCTAAATATTCAAATGGTCATGTTCACTGATCCTGAAAAAAGCATTCAGGAAATCGTATCACTAATGGTCGTAAAATAATTATAAAAAGGAGGTGTTATTATGCCCGGATTTAACAGAAGAGGTCCTCAAGGTGAAGGACCAATGACTGGTCGAAAACAAGGAAGGTGCGCTCGTAGAAGTGAAAATCCTTCCAGTCGCGACACAGGTACAGAAGAACCAAAACCAAAACCAAAACCAAACCAAGAAAACGATGAAACACTCGGTTGGTTTGGCCGAAGAAGAGGAATAGGGCTCAGAAATGGTCAGGGACACGGTTTCCGAAACCGAAGCTAAGCTGCGCGTAGTTAAGAACTGGCAGTAAAATGGTCCTATGCTGCCGGTTTTTTTATCTTAAAAAAATAATGAATCATGAAAACATTTGCAATTCCAGTAGAGAACGGACAACTGTGCACACACTTTGGGCATTGTCAACAATTTGCGATCATCCAGGTTGATGACAACAAGGCACTCCAACCAGATTATCTAACTCCCCCACCTCACGAACCAGGCCTTTTGCCCAAATGGTTGGGACAACATGGAGTCACCAATGTTATCGCAGGAGGTATCGGACAACAAGCCATCAACTTGTTCAATAAACAAAATATCCAAGTAACAATAGGCGCCCAAATCAAAACCCCTGATGAACTCGTGGAAGAATGGCTGGCTGATTCTTTGATTTCAGGAGAGAACGCCTGCGACCACTAATTAAATGTCATGGGAGCTGATTATCGTTGCTTTTTTTGTTTCAACCGTGCATTTGAAAAACTAATGATCCAGGAACAACTAGAACCTGCAGAGGCAAAATATTTTACCAACGAAATAATGCAATTATACCTGGATAAACAGGAGGAGTTTTCAACACCTCAATTAGCCCGTGAACTACATGCACGACTAAAGAAATGTACAAACAATGCTGATCCATACGAAATAAGAAAGAAGCAAAGTAATGATTTGATACTTGCGGGTTATCAAAAGTTTAAAAACCAAATTCAATCTAGTCAGAACCCTTTTGACACGGCACTTCGGCTAGCGATTGCAGGAAATATAATTGACTTCGCTATTGATGATTCTTACAAGCTCGATGCGACCATTGATAAAGTATTGCATTCAGACTTTGCCATCGATCATTCGAGCCAGCTAAAGTCAGACTTGGACAATGCACAATCGGTGTTGTATCTGGGAGATAATAATGGTGAAATTGTATTTGACAAACTTTTGATTGAAACGATCAACCATTCAAACCTAATCTACGCCGTGAGGGATAAGCCAATTATCAACGACGTTACCCTGGCTGATGCAAATTATGTCGGACTGGATCAATTGGTTCCTGTTATTTCGAATGGTTATGATGCACCTTCAACGATTTTGGAGTATTGTTCCAAAGACTTCTTAAACGTTTTCAACCAAGCCGATGTCATCATTTCGAAAGGGCAAGGGAACCTAGAAGGATTAATGGAAACGCAAAATCGAAACATCTTTTATCTATTAATGGTGAAATGTGATGTTATTGCAGAAAAGCTTCATGTCAAGAAAGGTGATTTTGTTGTAACAAAAACGACTGCATTAAACCAGGGAACAGAAACACCTGATAGTAACGAAAAATACTCAAAGGAATGATGAGCTGAAAGCACCTAATTTCAAGATTCAATTAAGTTAGAAAAAAGATGAAGATAGCTGTTGCAAGTGGGAAAGGCGGAACCGGGAAAACACTGGTATCTACAAACCTGTTCAACGTAGTTCAAAAATCAGGAATTGCCGTTGAATTGATTGATTGCGATGCAGAAGAACCCAATGACCAACCATTTATTGGAGGTCGGTTAGACGACGAAGAAATGGTCACTCAAAACATTCCATCAATCGATAAGGCCAAATGTACCTTTTGTGGAAAATGCCAGGAATATTGCAATTACAATGCAATCATTATCCTACCAAAATTACAGCATATTCAGGTGATCGAAGATCTTTGCCACGACTGTGGGGCATGTAGCTATGCCTGTCGGGTTGGCGCAATTACAGAAAAAACAAAAACCATTGGAACTATCACAAGGTATGAATTGGACAATGGTTGTGCATTAATTGAAAGCCAAATAGAGATTGGGGTGTACTCTTCCGTTCCATTAATCAACCAGGCCATTAAAAGTTCTCAAGAAAACCAACTGGCAATTTTAGATGCACCTCCTGGAACTTCGTGTCCTTTTATTGCGACTGTTTCCGCTGCCGATTTTGTCATTTTAGTAACCGAACCAACCCCATTTGGGATGAATGATCTCAAATTATCGGTTGATACCCTGATCCATTTGGATAAACCTTTCGGGGTCATCATTAACCGCGCCGGACTTGGTGATAACCGGGTGTATGACTATTTAAAAGAAAACAACATTCCTCTGTTATCGGAAATTCCTTTTGACCGGAAGATTGCAAAAACCTACTCCGAAGGTCAACTAATTTCGGATACAATGCCTGAATACGATGATCACTTCCATCAGTTGTTCACAACCATAAAAAATCAACTTCAAAATGACTGAAATAGCCATACTCAGCGGGAAAGGGGGAACAGGCAAATCAAGCCTGAGTGCAGCCCTGGCAAGCTTGACCTCTAAAATAGTAGTTGCCGACTGCGATGTGGATGCTGCGAATCTGCATCTTGTCCTTCAGCCAAATGACTACCGCGAAGAAGTTTATATTTCGGGACAGAAGGCGGTTATCGATTACCAAAAATGCACCGATTGCGGCCAGTGCCTGGAATACTGTCGGTTTGATGCCATTCATTATCAAAACAACCGCTACCAAATTTCGGGAACAGCCTGCGATGGTTGTAAGCTTTGTGCACATGTCTGCCCAAGTGAGGCTATAAGCATGGTCAATCACGATGAAAGCCGATGGTATGTTGGTGACATTCCCAACGGGAAAATGGTTCATGCAAGGCTGGCACCGGGAGAAGACAACTCCGGCAAGCTTGTCAATATTGTGAGGGATGAGGCACGTGAAGTTGCCTTCGATATCAAAAGCGACATAATCCTCATTGATGGACCGCCGGGAATCGGTTGCCCTGTCATCTCCTCGCTCTCTGGTATCGACAAAGTGGTCTTGGTAACAGAACCTACCCAGTCAGGCATTCATGACCTAAAACGAATCGTCGAATTGGTGCGCCATTATAAACTGCAAACTTATGTCGTTATCAATAAATTCGATTTGAACCAATCGTTAAGCGAGGAACTAAAAACCTGGTGCCACACCCTGCAAATACCTGTAATTGGGGAGTTGCCTTTTGACGAGCTTGTGGTTGATGCCATGGTCCACTGCGAAAGCATCACCAATTGGGCGCCCGATTCATGCATCACCAACGAAATAAAAAAAATATGGAACAAATTAATACGTTATGAGCCAACAGAATCCTTTTGAAAAAATAGAACTGCCCGGGGTAAAAAACATTCTGGTGGTGGCCTCCGGAAAAGGCGGTGTAGGAAAATCAACTGTAGCTGCCAATCTGGCTGTTGCATTGGCACGCGAAGGCTTTCGGACGGGCATTTTTGATGCAGACCTCTATGGGCCCTCCATTCCATTGCTATTTGGGGTGCAGCATGTCAAACCAGATGTCATTCATCACCAAGGGAAAGAGAGCATTGTCCCAATTACAAAATACGGTGTTAAAATCATTTCTATTGGGTTTTTCATGGTCTCCAACAAATCACTCATCTGGCGCGG
It encodes:
- a CDS encoding inositol monophosphatase family protein, encoding MDLENICKQIETVAKKAGQFIREERLKITDDDIELKGKASLVTYVDKNAEKLIVDELTQILPEAGFITEEGTADSDGETLRWVIDPLDGTTNFIHGIFPHSVSIALMKNDQPIVGVVYEVGQDELFAAWQDGGAWLNGKPISVSKNKTHEDVLLATGFPYYNFEMLNEYLKLLEFFMMETRGMRRMGSAAVDMAYVACGRFDGFFEHALHAWDIAAGIIILQEAGGKVCDFKGGDNYLFGKEIVASNENYFPAFFSKVNEFLG
- a CDS encoding PhoH family protein gives rise to the protein MATKQPADSKLFVLDTNVILHDHTCIYQFKDNDIIIPLTVLEELDKFKRGNDPINFQAREFVRILDGIVGEKLFNGGIKLGDSLGKLIIATGKPFTDAMTQSFKEDIPDHRILAVAEYVKNENPKRQTVLVSKDINLRMKAKSLGILSEDYQNDKIKDPQVFEKSIKEVDNFKDELISRLYDEGSFAIAESEIKEAPKPNEYFILKGNKSSVLGRFDKTSQRVVRVEKRVAYGIKPRNAEQTFSLNSLLNSDIKLVSLTGKAGTGKTLLALAAALEQNKQYEQILLARPIVALSNRDLGYLPGDATEKISPYMQPLFDNLSVIKHAFNPRSQEYQKIEELLKEERLLITPLAYIRGRSLSNAFFIVDEAQNLTPHEIKTIITRAGEGTKMVFTGDMQQIDSPYLDMKSNGLAYMTDKMRSQELFSHVNLVKGERSYLAELASDLL
- a CDS encoding folylpolyglutamate synthase/dihydrofolate synthase family protein, giving the protein MTRYKHTLDFLYNRLPMYQRTGPAAYKNTLDNTLKLDELFDFPHHQFKSIHVAGTNGKGSCSHILASVLQEAGYKVGLYTSPHLVDFRERIRVNGEMISENAVVEFVDQFRKTNKSANLEPSFFEITVAMAFDYFRKSKIDIAVIEVGLGGRLDSTNIIQPEVSLITNISLDHTALLGNSIEQIAREKAGVIKSGTPVVVSESSNSYNETFKQTAAQKKASIYFADHEFDAKYSMFLAEGLQLFNFKKNDKLIFPELKTDLLGHYQRKNIGGVLKTIELLNEAGWKISRESIYDGLFKVSKNTGLRGRWEVVGHNPLMICDTAHNEAGLTSVVSQLKNTPWKNLWIVLGLVNDKNLDQIFGILPQEATYFFTQATISRALPAGELAAQARMYGLKGEVISSVHEAVAKAKSKAQTNDLIFIGGSTFVVADYFS
- a CDS encoding NifB/NifX family molybdenum-iron cluster-binding protein — its product is MKIAITATGDTLTSKLDNRFGRCSYFAIYDPETNNTKFILNPNKEAAEGAGPAAVQMIASQGVKQIISGEFGSKVRSILDDLNIQMVMFTDPEKSIQEIVSLMVVK
- a CDS encoding DUF5320 domain-containing protein, which encodes MPGFNRRGPQGEGPMTGRKQGRCARRSENPSSRDTGTEEPKPKPKPNQENDETLGWFGRRRGIGLRNGQGHGFRNRS
- a CDS encoding NifB/NifX family molybdenum-iron cluster-binding protein, encoding MKTFAIPVENGQLCTHFGHCQQFAIIQVDDNKALQPDYLTPPPHEPGLLPKWLGQHGVTNVIAGGIGQQAINLFNKQNIQVTIGAQIKTPDELVEEWLADSLISGENACDH
- a CDS encoding ARMT1-like domain-containing protein, giving the protein MGADYRCFFCFNRAFEKLMIQEQLEPAEAKYFTNEIMQLYLDKQEEFSTPQLARELHARLKKCTNNADPYEIRKKQSNDLILAGYQKFKNQIQSSQNPFDTALRLAIAGNIIDFAIDDSYKLDATIDKVLHSDFAIDHSSQLKSDLDNAQSVLYLGDNNGEIVFDKLLIETINHSNLIYAVRDKPIINDVTLADANYVGLDQLVPVISNGYDAPSTILEYCSKDFLNVFNQADVIISKGQGNLEGLMETQNRNIFYLLMVKCDVIAEKLHVKKGDFVVTKTTALNQGTETPDSNEKYSKE
- a CDS encoding ATP-binding protein, with translation MKIAVASGKGGTGKTLVSTNLFNVVQKSGIAVELIDCDAEEPNDQPFIGGRLDDEEMVTQNIPSIDKAKCTFCGKCQEYCNYNAIIILPKLQHIQVIEDLCHDCGACSYACRVGAITEKTKTIGTITRYELDNGCALIESQIEIGVYSSVPLINQAIKSSQENQLAILDAPPGTSCPFIATVSAADFVILVTEPTPFGMNDLKLSVDTLIHLDKPFGVIINRAGLGDNRVYDYLKENNIPLLSEIPFDRKIAKTYSEGQLISDTMPEYDDHFHQLFTTIKNQLQND
- a CDS encoding ATP-binding protein is translated as MTEIAILSGKGGTGKSSLSAALASLTSKIVVADCDVDAANLHLVLQPNDYREEVYISGQKAVIDYQKCTDCGQCLEYCRFDAIHYQNNRYQISGTACDGCKLCAHVCPSEAISMVNHDESRWYVGDIPNGKMVHARLAPGEDNSGKLVNIVRDEAREVAFDIKSDIILIDGPPGIGCPVISSLSGIDKVVLVTEPTQSGIHDLKRIVELVRHYKLQTYVVINKFDLNQSLSEELKTWCHTLQIPVIGELPFDELVVDAMVHCESITNWAPDSCITNEIKKIWNKLIRYEPTESF